In Solimonas sp. K1W22B-7, the DNA window GTTCGCCACCGCCAAGATCGGCGCGATCCAGGTCAACATCAATCCCGCCTATCGCCGCGACGAGCTGGCCTACGCGCTGCGCCAGTCCGGCTGCCGGCTGGTGGTCGCCGCACGCAGCTTCAAGACCAGCGACTACGCCAGGATGCTCGGCGAGGTGCGCGGCGAATGCCCCGAACTGTCGGCGCTGATCCTGCTCGACGCGCCCGGCCAGCCCGCCGACTGGGCGGCGCTGCTCGCCGATGGCGAGCGCGTGCCGCAGGCCGAAGTCGCCGCGCGCATGGCCCGCCTGAAGCCCGGCGATCCGATCAACATCCAGTACACCTCCGGCACCACCGGTGCGCCCAAGGGCGCCACGCTGTCCCACCGCAACATCCTCAACAACGCCTACTTCACCGGCCTTGCGATGCGCTTCAGCGAACGCGACCGCATGTGCATCCCGGTGCCGTTCTACCACTGCGCCGGCATGGTGGTGGGCAACCTGCTGTGCACGGTGTTCGGCGCGACGATGGTCGTTCCCGCGGCGTCCTTCGACCCGGAATCGACCTTGCAGGCCATCGAGCGCGAGCGCTGCACGGCCTCGATGTGCGTGCCGACGATGCATATCGCCGTGCTCGCCCATCCGCGCTTCGCCACGACCGATGTCAGCAGCCTGCGCACCGGCGCGATCGGCGGCTCGCCCTGCCCGGTCGAGGTGATGAACCGGCTGGTTGGCGACTGCCACATGCCCGAGGTCACGATCGTCTACGGCATGACCGAAACCTCGCCGGTCTCGACCCAGACCGCGGTCGACGATCCGGTCGACAAGCGCGTGGGCAGCGTCGGCCGCGTACACCCGCATGTGGAGATCCGCATCGTCGATCCCGACAACGGCCGGGTCTGCGGCTACGGCGAGGCGGGCGAGTTCCAGACCCGCGGCTACTCGGTGATGCTGGGCTACTGGAACGATCCGCGGCGCAGCGCCGACGCGATCACGCCCGAGGGCTGGATGCGCACCGGCGACCTGGCGACGATGGACGAGCAGGGCTACGTCAACATCGTCGGCCGCATCAAGGACATGATCATCCGCGGCGGCGAGAACATCTATCCGCGCGAGATCGAGGAGTTCCTCTACACCCACCCGGACATCCGCGACGTGCAGGTGATCGGCGTGCCGGACGAAAAGTTCGGCGAGGAAGTGATGGCGACCGTGATCATGAAGGACGGCGCCGCGCCGCTGACGGCAGAGGCGCTGCGCGCCTTCTGCCGCGAGCGCATCGCGCACTACAAGATTCCGCGCTACCTGGAAGTGATGCAGGAGTTCCCGATGACGGTCAGCGGCAAGGTGCGCAAGGTGGAACTGCGCGAGCAGATGACCGCCAGGCTCGGCCTGCAGGCCGTGGCCGCACGGCGCACTGCATGAACCGCCGGCATTCCCTGCGGGTCGCCCTGGCCGCACTGCTGCTGGCGGGCTGCGACGGCGGCGCAGGCGAAGACGGTACCGCTGCGAAAGCCCTGCACTTCACGGACTGCGAAGAGCAGACCGCCCTGCTGGTGGTGGCGCCCGCGCAACTGCCGCCGCTGCCCGAAGGCTTCGCCTACGGCAAGCCCCTGCCGGGCCTGCCGCTGGCCGGGGTCCACGTCAGCGGCAGCCGTTGCGCCGATCTCGACGGCCGGGGCCCGACGCAGGATCTGCTGGCCTTCGCCCTGATCGAACCGCCGGAGTCCTACAGGTCCGAGGGGGTGACCGCCTACGGCATCCTGCTGGGCGGCTACACCCGGCATGCCTCGACGGCCGCGGCCTTCGCGGCCTGGGGCATGGGCGACAAGGTGCAGGCGGGCACGGTGGACTGGCAGCTGACGGCCACGCCGGTCGCCCGCATCGGCTCGGTCAGCGCCAGCGGCGCCAGCAGCAGCGTCACCACGCGCATCAACGGCCTGGGCCCGGTGATCCAGCCCGGCGGCGGCCTGACCCGCGCCTTCCACTTCGCCGAAGGCCGCGTGGCAGCCAGCATCGACGCCTTCTACACCCCGCAGACCGGGATGCTCGGCATCGGCACCGCACAGCAGCAGGGCGACGGACCGCTGCCGCTGGGCTACTCGGTGGCCACCGGCTCGCATGCCTGGGACTACGACCTGGAACTGCGCAACCCGCAGCGATACCCATGAGCTGGAGCGAGGAACGCGCCGCGCTGGTCGCCAGCGACTGGTTCCGCGAACTGCCGCCGGAGGTGGTGACCCAATTCGCCGCGATGGCGGTGCGGCGGCGCCTGGCCGATGGCGAGATGCTGTTCGCGCAGGGCGATGCCCCGGACGGACTCTGGGGCGTGGTCAGCGGGCGCATCCGCGCCGGCAGCGTGTCCGGCGAAGGCAAGGAACTGCTGGTGATGCAATTCGAGCCCGGCGCCTGGTTCGGCGAGATCTCGATGTTCGACGGCCTGGCGCGCACGCACGATGCGCGC includes these proteins:
- a CDS encoding AMP-binding protein, coding for MLAQAQGSTDIPLLEETIGQRLEATARRLPDHEALVMPHQDVRWSYARLDAEVNRVARGLLARGIQAGDRIGVWAPNLAEWVLMQFATAKIGAIQVNINPAYRRDELAYALRQSGCRLVVAARSFKTSDYARMLGEVRGECPELSALILLDAPGQPADWAALLADGERVPQAEVAARMARLKPGDPINIQYTSGTTGAPKGATLSHRNILNNAYFTGLAMRFSERDRMCIPVPFYHCAGMVVGNLLCTVFGATMVVPAASFDPESTLQAIERERCTASMCVPTMHIAVLAHPRFATTDVSSLRTGAIGGSPCPVEVMNRLVGDCHMPEVTIVYGMTETSPVSTQTAVDDPVDKRVGSVGRVHPHVEIRIVDPDNGRVCGYGEAGEFQTRGYSVMLGYWNDPRRSADAITPEGWMRTGDLATMDEQGYVNIVGRIKDMIIRGGENIYPREIEEFLYTHPDIRDVQVIGVPDEKFGEEVMATVIMKDGAAPLTAEALRAFCRERIAHYKIPRYLEVMQEFPMTVSGKVRKVELREQMTARLGLQAVAARRTA